The following proteins are co-located in the Halarcobacter sp. genome:
- the queA gene encoding tRNA preQ1(34) S-adenosylmethionine ribosyltransferase-isomerase QueA — protein MKSKMELDPLKTSSYDYTLPKELIATHPVYPADSAKLLVFNRNEDKIIHTTFKDLMQFIPEETSIFLNDTKVIKARIFGNKESGGKVELLFNKPLFMDRFLVMIRGKVKVGNKLFFDEDLSAEVLEVNEDGSRVVNFFKGDKKLDFLSLVDILNKIGHLPLPPYMNREDEEKDNQDYQTLFAKKYGAVAAPTASLHFTEELLENINKKFPVNYLTLHVGAGTFKPVDVEDILSHPMHSEYFEIDAKAKKALDESKKVLAIGTTVTRTTEYYARTNKIQGECDLFLNPLNKPIKVDHLLTNFHLPKSTLIMLIASFIGLEKTLEVYEEAIKNKYRFYSYGDGMLII, from the coding sequence ATGAAGAGTAAAATGGAGCTTGATCCACTAAAAACTTCTAGCTATGATTATACTTTACCAAAAGAACTCATAGCTACTCATCCTGTTTATCCAGCTGATAGTGCAAAACTTCTAGTTTTCAATAGAAATGAAGATAAAATCATTCACACTACTTTTAAAGATTTAATGCAATTTATCCCTGAAGAAACATCTATTTTTTTAAACGATACAAAAGTTATAAAAGCAAGAATTTTTGGAAATAAAGAATCAGGTGGCAAAGTAGAACTTCTATTTAATAAACCTTTATTTATGGACAGATTTCTAGTGATGATAAGAGGAAAAGTAAAAGTTGGAAATAAACTATTTTTTGATGAAGACTTAAGTGCAGAAGTTTTAGAAGTAAACGAAGATGGAAGTAGAGTTGTAAACTTTTTTAAAGGGGATAAAAAACTTGATTTTTTATCTTTAGTTGATATTTTAAATAAAATAGGACACCTTCCTCTTCCACCTTATATGAATAGAGAAGATGAAGAGAAAGATAATCAAGACTATCAAACACTATTTGCTAAAAAATATGGTGCAGTTGCAGCACCTACTGCATCACTACATTTTACAGAAGAATTATTGGAAAATATAAATAAAAAATTTCCAGTAAACTATTTAACTTTACATGTTGGAGCAGGTACGTTTAAACCTGTAGATGTGGAAGATATACTTTCTCATCCTATGCATAGTGAATACTTTGAAATAGATGCAAAGGCAAAAAAAGCTTTAGATGAATCAAAAAAAGTTTTAGCAATTGGTACAACTGTTACTAGAACAACTGAGTATTATGCTAGAACAAATAAAATACAAGGTGAGTGTGACCTTTTTTTAAATCCACTAAATAAACCAATAAAAGTAGATCATCTACTAACAAATTTTCATCTACCAAAATCTACTTTAATTATGCTAATAGCATCATTTATAGGTCTTGAAAAGACATTAGAAGTTTATGAAGAAGCTATTAAAAACAAATATAGATTTTATTCGTATGGTGATGGAATGTTAATTATATAA
- a CDS encoding 3'-5' exonuclease, producing the protein MPYYVLFDTETTGNQEEDRVIQFGAMIVDQQGKVEAHDELCSTDVEIKLEAMEVHNITPNLLEGKPKATETTFYKRLEELNSNENYLIAHNINFDMGMIEKEGFINSYQTIDTLRCAKHLFPEMPYHRLQYLRYALELYKKEEQEAAKYNITIKAHDAIGDVLVMKLFLSKLVGKCREIYPDYNPMEKLVDLTKTPVLIKTFRFGKYKGRDIAEVAQEDTGYLNWMRTNLDLDEDLKYTLDKVLG; encoded by the coding sequence ATGCCATATTACGTATTATTTGATACAGAAACAACAGGAAACCAAGAAGAAGATAGAGTGATTCAATTTGGTGCTATGATTGTTGATCAACAAGGAAAAGTTGAAGCACACGATGAATTATGTTCTACTGATGTTGAAATAAAACTTGAAGCAATGGAAGTACATAATATAACTCCTAATCTACTTGAAGGAAAACCAAAAGCAACAGAAACAACTTTTTACAAAAGATTAGAAGAGTTGAACTCAAATGAGAATTATCTAATAGCACATAATATTAACTTTGATATGGGAATGATTGAAAAGGAAGGGTTTATTAACTCTTATCAAACTATTGATACTTTAAGATGTGCAAAACATTTATTTCCTGAAATGCCATACCATAGATTACAATACTTAAGATATGCCTTAGAATTATACAAAAAAGAGGAACAAGAAGCTGCTAAATATAACATAACTATTAAAGCTCACGATGCAATTGGTGATGTATTAGTTATGAAACTTTTTTTATCAAAATTAGTTGGAAAATGTAGAGAGATTTATCCTGACTATAACCCAATGGAAAAATTAGTTGACTTAACAAAAACTCCAGTACTTATAAAAACCTTTAGATTTGGTAAATACAAAGGTAGAGATATAGCTGAAGTTGCCCAAGAAGATACAGGATATTTAAACTGGATGAGAACAAATTTAGATTTAGATGAAGATTTAAAATATACTCTTGACAAAGTTTTAGGATAA